In the genome of Segatella copri, one region contains:
- a CDS encoding ribonuclease HII — MLESHYYKDMIEAGCDEAGRGCLAGSVYAAAVILPPNYQNADLNDSKKLTDKKRKALRKQIERDAVAWAVGVVTPEEIDQINILNASFLAMHRALDQLKVRPEAVIVDGNRFKPYQDLPYTTIVKGDGKYLAIAAASILAKTYRDDYMDALAEEYPQYDWKSNKGYPTKKHRAAIKEFGTTPYHRMSYNLLGTGELSLEFKD; from the coding sequence ATGTTAGAAAGTCATTATTACAAGGATATGATAGAGGCTGGCTGCGATGAGGCAGGCCGTGGATGTTTGGCGGGCAGCGTGTATGCTGCCGCCGTTATTCTTCCCCCTAATTATCAGAATGCCGATTTGAACGATAGTAAGAAACTCACCGACAAGAAGCGCAAGGCGCTCCGCAAGCAGATAGAGCGTGATGCGGTGGCTTGGGCTGTGGGGGTGGTTACTCCCGAAGAAATCGATCAGATCAATATTCTGAATGCCAGTTTTCTGGCGATGCATCGTGCCTTGGACCAGTTGAAGGTGCGCCCGGAGGCAGTCATCGTAGACGGCAACCGCTTCAAGCCTTACCAGGATTTACCTTATACTACTATAGTAAAAGGTGACGGAAAGTATCTGGCGATAGCAGCGGCAAGCATCCTTGCCAAGACCTATCGTGATGACTATATGGATGCCCTTGCCGAGGAATATCCTCAGTACGACTGGAAGAGCAACAAGGGCTATCCTACGAAGAAGCATCGTGCGGCAATCAAGGAGTTTGGCACTACGCCATATCATCGCATGAGCTATAATCTTCTGGGAACAGGAGAACTCTCCTTGGAGTTCAAGGATTGA
- a CDS encoding SusC/RagA family TonB-linked outer membrane protein, translating into MNKNKVLKSSVLPLALCLTTMTFSPMLVSKAIAEVQNVQQGELVKGTIVDETGEPIIGATVLVVGGSSTQGTVADMDGNFSIKVKPGAKLKISYIGFADQVVPAKNGMKVTMKEGGAVSLNAVEVVAYGVQKKVTMTGAISSVKSEDLVRTSVGSVNNVLGGQLSGVTTVQYSGEPGSDAAEIFVRGKATWGDSQPLIQVDGVERTMADIDPNEIESVTVLKDASATAVFGVRGANGVVLITTKRGAQGKAKINVSTSWTALAPTKMVEQASSYEYANFYNQMSLNDYWMRANKSVAIGKYPSLDAYTAEHTFSNSFSDGIIQKFATGSDPIRFPSTKWADYIMKDVTLQQQHNLNISGGTDRVKYFISAGYYSQDGLFKEFGAGYNYGYQYHRFNYRSNLDLKATKTTTLSFNVAGNVSNADKPYTGSGAAGLIKQIYYATPFSSPGIVDGKMVYCTADYDDQKLPFVGNAGMGYYGNGFMQTNINKIQMDLVLDQKLDFITKGLSFKAKGSYNSAYTINKQGKSVVASFNPLIQYEKDDQGQFILDAEGNKKIILNADGTPYIVYRQNGNDTDPSYSASQDKARDWYLEGSFNYSRVFDKHTVNALLLYNQSKQYYYSKSSYPDVPRSYVGLVGRVTYDYASRYMAEFNMGYNGSENFAPGRRFGVFPAGSVGWILSEEKFWKPISKVASFFKIRASWGLVGNDKTKDAIRFMYLADPYITGSYGLTNNMSNWADSYGYLFGNAQSGTVQGTSSIAGAYESIKNNPDIGWEKAFKQDYGFDLYFFGDRFKTTFDYYREHRTDILVRDETVPSTIGFTMPYTNAGETKSWGWELSLGYNDKIGKDFRFWGKLNLSYNQNEIVEMKEEPKKNEYMMARGHRIGARSMYKFWKYYEGEQTKVEYEKTFGQPFPAQLKDYLMPGDCVYIDLDGDGKINPNDKTRDNGYTDDPEYMAGLTLGFNYKRLTFNMQLTGAWNVSRYITDVFRQPFYCSSNTTQGGLLSYHVNNTWTPGSYESQNALYPRATWDNAEQNYTESDLWEKDAKYLRLKTVSLSYDFINPAFKKIGMHKCEVTLSGYNLLTFTPYKWGDPETRASNAPSYPLQRTYTISLNVGF; encoded by the coding sequence ATGAACAAAAACAAAGTCCTGAAAAGTTCTGTTCTGCCCTTGGCGCTGTGTCTCACGACGATGACTTTCTCACCAATGTTGGTGTCGAAGGCTATTGCTGAGGTTCAGAATGTACAACAGGGAGAACTTGTTAAAGGTACAATTGTCGACGAGACTGGTGAGCCTATTATTGGTGCCACAGTTTTGGTCGTAGGTGGTAGTAGTACGCAAGGTACAGTTGCCGATATGGATGGTAATTTCTCCATAAAGGTGAAGCCTGGCGCAAAGCTGAAGATTTCCTATATTGGATTCGCAGATCAGGTTGTTCCAGCCAAGAATGGTATGAAAGTAACCATGAAGGAGGGTGGAGCTGTCAGCTTGAATGCAGTAGAGGTGGTGGCTTATGGTGTGCAGAAGAAGGTAACTATGACGGGTGCCATCTCCAGCGTGAAGAGTGAGGATTTGGTCCGCACTTCCGTAGGTTCTGTCAATAACGTGCTCGGTGGTCAGCTTTCGGGTGTGACAACCGTACAGTATTCTGGTGAGCCAGGTAGCGATGCCGCAGAGATTTTCGTTCGTGGTAAGGCTACTTGGGGCGATTCGCAGCCTCTTATCCAGGTGGATGGTGTGGAGCGAACCATGGCAGATATTGACCCAAATGAAATCGAGAGTGTTACCGTTTTGAAGGATGCTTCTGCCACTGCCGTGTTCGGTGTTCGTGGTGCCAATGGTGTTGTCCTTATTACTACCAAGCGTGGTGCTCAGGGCAAGGCCAAGATCAACGTCTCAACATCCTGGACCGCTCTTGCTCCTACCAAGATGGTGGAGCAGGCTAGTTCTTACGAGTATGCCAACTTCTATAATCAGATGTCTCTGAATGATTATTGGATGCGTGCAAACAAAAGTGTGGCAATTGGTAAATATCCAAGTTTGGATGCATATACTGCTGAGCACACTTTCTCTAACAGTTTCTCTGATGGCATCATTCAGAAGTTTGCCACTGGCTCAGACCCTATCCGTTTCCCAAGTACCAAGTGGGCTGATTACATCATGAAAGATGTAACTCTTCAGCAGCAGCACAACTTGAATATCTCGGGTGGAACTGATCGTGTGAAGTACTTTATCTCTGCAGGTTATTACTCTCAGGATGGTCTTTTCAAAGAGTTTGGTGCAGGATACAACTATGGTTATCAGTATCATCGTTTCAACTACCGTTCTAACCTCGACCTCAAGGCAACCAAAACTACAACCTTGTCGTTCAATGTGGCAGGTAACGTGAGCAATGCTGATAAGCCTTATACGGGTTCAGGTGCTGCCGGATTGATTAAGCAGATTTATTATGCAACCCCATTCTCCAGTCCTGGTATCGTGGATGGTAAGATGGTTTATTGTACCGCCGACTATGATGATCAGAAGTTGCCGTTCGTAGGTAATGCAGGTATGGGTTACTATGGCAATGGATTCATGCAGACCAATATCAATAAGATTCAGATGGACCTCGTTCTCGACCAGAAACTTGACTTCATAACCAAGGGATTGAGTTTCAAGGCAAAGGGATCTTATAACTCTGCCTATACCATTAATAAGCAGGGTAAGAGCGTCGTGGCTTCATTCAATCCGCTCATACAGTATGAGAAAGACGATCAGGGTCAATTCATCTTGGATGCAGAAGGTAACAAGAAAATAATCTTAAATGCTGATGGTACACCATATATTGTATATCGTCAGAATGGCAATGATACAGATCCTTCTTATTCTGCATCTCAGGATAAGGCACGTGACTGGTACTTGGAGGGCAGCTTCAACTATTCTCGTGTATTCGATAAGCATACCGTTAATGCACTGCTCCTTTACAACCAGTCGAAGCAGTATTACTATTCTAAAAGTTCTTATCCAGATGTACCTCGTTCTTACGTAGGCCTTGTGGGTCGTGTTACTTACGACTATGCCAGCCGATATATGGCAGAGTTCAACATGGGTTACAACGGCTCGGAGAACTTTGCGCCAGGCAGACGCTTCGGTGTCTTCCCAGCAGGTTCTGTGGGATGGATTCTCAGCGAGGAGAAGTTCTGGAAGCCAATTTCCAAGGTGGCATCTTTCTTCAAGATCCGTGCATCTTGGGGTCTCGTTGGTAACGATAAGACCAAGGATGCTATCCGATTCATGTATCTCGCCGATCCATATATTACGGGCAGCTATGGCTTGACTAACAATATGAGCAACTGGGCAGATTCCTATGGTTATCTCTTCGGTAACGCACAGTCGGGTACCGTTCAGGGAACCTCTTCTATAGCTGGTGCATACGAGTCTATCAAGAACAACCCTGATATTGGTTGGGAGAAGGCGTTCAAGCAGGATTATGGTTTCGACCTGTATTTCTTCGGCGACCGCTTTAAGACAACTTTCGATTATTATCGTGAGCATCGTACCGATATCCTTGTTCGTGATGAAACTGTTCCTTCAACCATCGGTTTCACCATGCCTTATACCAATGCAGGTGAAACGAAGTCATGGGGTTGGGAGCTTTCGCTCGGTTACAATGATAAGATAGGTAAGGACTTCCGCTTCTGGGGCAAACTGAATCTTTCTTACAACCAGAATGAAATCGTAGAGATGAAGGAGGAGCCTAAGAAGAATGAATATATGATGGCGAGGGGTCATCGTATCGGTGCCCGTTCTATGTATAAGTTCTGGAAGTATTACGAGGGCGAACAGACCAAGGTAGAGTATGAGAAGACATTCGGGCAGCCATTCCCAGCGCAGTTGAAGGATTACCTTATGCCTGGAGATTGTGTATATATCGATCTTGATGGCGATGGTAAGATAAATCCTAATGATAAGACTCGTGACAATGGTTATACGGATGATCCTGAGTACATGGCAGGTTTGACACTTGGTTTTAACTACAAGCGTCTGACCTTCAACATGCAGCTCACGGGTGCATGGAATGTAAGCCGTTATATCACCGATGTGTTCCGTCAGCCATTCTACTGTTCTTCCAATACAACCCAGGGTGGACTTCTTTCATACCATGTTAACAACACATGGACACCAGGAAGCTATGAGTCGCAGAATGCACTATATCCACGTGCCACTTGGGATAATGCCGAGCAGAATTATACAGAATCTGACCTTTGGGAGAAGGATGCCAAGTATCTTCGTCTGAAGACAGTCTCTTTGTCATACGATTTCATAAATCCAGCTTTCAAGAAGATTGGTATGCACAAGTGCGAGGTAACCCTTTCGGGCTATAACCTCCTTACCTTTACTCCTTATAAGTGGGGTGACCCGGAGACCAGAGCTTCTAATGCTCCATCTTACCCATTGCAGCGCACCTACACCATTAGTTTGAATGTAGGCTTCTAA
- a CDS encoding RagB/SusD family nutrient uptake outer membrane protein — MKHNILLHSAVAMLMAGAAFTACTDTIAVGDASLDKATSSTATIDSVFQNAEYTREFLVGIYSKQYYGLPYYNGGTNMPHAGNPYTGKFDALTDCWHDFFNGPAVYTKYYTGSLTANVDRSDGLDGPLYSYDKEYQWKSIRAAQIFLANVDRAPEADMPQEEKNRLKAEARCLMVDAFFNTFQHFGGIPIMDHPLETSEVSGQFPRKTVEECVNWMVDELDQAIAESALPWQATATMNGRWTKAGAMALKCKVLQFAASPLLNPEDGKSYYDGASDEVKPYIMYTDASKYQERWDAFAKACDDFYNKLQQEGKYQLEEANIPAKVTKADEKVAYYRLAYRRGYYLNASTEVLHSVRVQGNDMTGAGRYCWHSWYSKTVPRNAYCPTQEYVEKFSWNDGEPFNWDNAAKKTYKSQATEPDSTMVYHKDGSFTVNVTNFVTNKYTGAISRNKKSLHTMFVDGTVPAGSRQVTTTLTRDPRLYEECIVNGQNMNLDWTTASMTGYPWELWYGGNDGGTGVLTQQNTMFGSGYGFNKYYLGAGGYPTDDSGDSYRFPTQWVALSLPEFYLQYAEALVKRSNKNVAKAVEMVDKVRSRVGLPSMAKVWTNSTFRKAKDYTATTAEAALNTTVTLGNGATSNEFMEELLDERVRELGLTNARWFDMVRLKRTDWMTKQLHGLMQYRLIQTSDGFQSRNAAWVGADRENDPSSTQPQFFLSCVKTITANSRYLWNKDPKSNEVKKWLLDPLPQAEINKNYGLVQNPGWE, encoded by the coding sequence ATGAAACATAATATACTATTACATAGTGCAGTAGCAATGCTCATGGCAGGTGCAGCGTTTACCGCTTGTACTGATACCATTGCCGTGGGTGATGCCTCTCTTGATAAGGCTACCAGTTCTACTGCCACTATCGACTCTGTATTCCAGAATGCAGAATATACACGTGAGTTTCTTGTAGGTATCTACTCCAAGCAGTATTATGGCTTACCTTATTATAATGGTGGAACCAATATGCCTCATGCGGGTAACCCATATACTGGTAAGTTTGATGCACTCACCGATTGCTGGCATGATTTCTTTAATGGACCTGCCGTTTATACAAAGTACTATACAGGTTCTCTGACTGCCAATGTTGACCGTTCGGATGGTTTGGATGGTCCGCTTTATTCATACGACAAGGAATATCAGTGGAAGTCGATTCGTGCTGCCCAGATTTTCCTGGCTAATGTAGATCGTGCTCCTGAGGCTGATATGCCTCAGGAAGAGAAGAATCGCTTGAAGGCTGAAGCCCGTTGTCTGATGGTTGATGCCTTTTTCAATACCTTCCAGCATTTTGGTGGCATTCCTATCATGGATCATCCTTTGGAAACTAGTGAGGTGAGCGGACAATTCCCTCGTAAGACGGTAGAGGAGTGTGTGAATTGGATGGTAGATGAACTTGACCAGGCTATTGCCGAGAGTGCTTTGCCATGGCAAGCCACGGCTACAATGAACGGTCGTTGGACCAAGGCCGGTGCGATGGCTTTGAAGTGCAAGGTCTTGCAGTTTGCTGCCTCTCCTTTGCTGAATCCAGAAGATGGAAAGTCGTATTATGATGGTGCTTCTGATGAGGTGAAGCCATACATCATGTACACTGATGCTTCTAAGTATCAGGAACGTTGGGATGCCTTTGCCAAGGCTTGCGATGATTTCTACAACAAGTTGCAGCAGGAAGGCAAGTATCAGCTGGAGGAAGCTAATATCCCTGCCAAGGTTACTAAGGCAGACGAGAAGGTAGCTTATTATCGACTGGCTTATCGTCGTGGTTATTATCTCAATGCTTCTACAGAGGTATTGCACTCAGTGCGTGTACAAGGTAATGATATGACGGGTGCAGGCCGTTATTGCTGGCACTCTTGGTATTCTAAGACTGTGCCACGTAATGCTTATTGCCCTACACAGGAGTATGTGGAGAAGTTCTCTTGGAACGATGGCGAGCCATTCAACTGGGATAATGCTGCTAAGAAGACCTATAAGAGCCAGGCTACTGAGCCAGACTCTACCATGGTATATCATAAGGATGGAAGCTTTACCGTGAATGTGACGAACTTCGTAACCAATAAATATACAGGTGCGATTTCCCGCAACAAGAAGTCTCTGCATACCATGTTCGTGGATGGTACTGTACCTGCTGGTAGCCGACAAGTTACTACAACGCTTACCCGTGATCCACGCTTGTATGAAGAGTGCATCGTGAATGGTCAGAACATGAACCTCGACTGGACAACAGCTTCCATGACAGGTTATCCTTGGGAACTTTGGTATGGTGGTAATGATGGTGGTACTGGTGTCTTGACCCAGCAGAATACCATGTTTGGTTCTGGTTACGGATTCAACAAGTATTATCTGGGAGCAGGTGGTTATCCTACAGACGATTCCGGTGATTCCTATCGTTTCCCAACCCAGTGGGTTGCCTTGTCATTGCCTGAGTTCTACCTGCAGTATGCTGAGGCTCTCGTGAAGCGCAGCAATAAGAATGTGGCTAAGGCTGTAGAGATGGTGGATAAGGTTCGCTCTCGTGTAGGTCTTCCTTCGATGGCTAAGGTATGGACAAATTCTACATTCCGAAAGGCAAAGGACTACACTGCAACTACTGCTGAGGCTGCCCTGAATACAACTGTAACTCTGGGCAATGGTGCAACTTCTAATGAGTTTATGGAGGAACTTCTCGATGAGCGTGTGCGTGAGTTGGGTCTTACCAATGCCCGCTGGTTCGATATGGTTCGCCTGAAGCGTACCGATTGGATGACCAAGCAGCTCCATGGCTTGATGCAGTATCGCCTGATTCAGACTAGTGATGGTTTCCAGAGCCGTAATGCAGCCTGGGTAGGAGCAGACCGTGAGAATGACCCTTCATCAACACAGCCTCAGTTCTTCTTGAGTTGCGTCAAGACAATTACTGCCAACAGCCGTTACCTTTGGAATAAAGATCCTAAGAGTAATGAGGTGAAAAAATGGCTGCTTGACCCACTTCCACAGGCAGAAATTAATAAGAATTATGGTCTTGTTCAGAATCCTGGTTGGGAGTAA